A window of the Desulforapulum autotrophicum HRM2 genome harbors these coding sequences:
- a CDS encoding LuxE/PaaK family acyltransferase, which yields MCFDNIQSYADQVPAFQESSENDSIFLKAMQTNYNFQYEHQPYVRALAARYNFSPKDLKTAEDVYNVPPIFVETMKYHRFLSIPEDEIAMSLTSSGTGGQKTQAIFDAQGLARIQTISTRIFKDAGFCSDLPAGYLMFSYAREEAQEIGTSWSDEQLMGCAPVREARWLLRKGNKGHFDFHPEQAARYLVELAEKGPIRMLGFPAFIFQTLEEMDRRGMTAKVHPDSFVIAGGGWKNHAGTPMTQTSFSAELERRLGFSRTNVRDLYGMVEHGIPYCSCPEGHHHVPTFARIAVRHPVTLKRLDHGKEGLLQLISPWNVAQPNCSVLSTDLVRVKAGCPCGIPGEYIASIRRGGNKKHKGCAISAQEILDRIRSTREKG from the coding sequence ATGTGTTTTGACAACATTCAAAGCTACGCTGACCAGGTACCGGCTTTTCAAGAATCTTCAGAAAATGACAGCATTTTTTTAAAGGCCATGCAGACGAATTATAATTTTCAATATGAACATCAGCCCTATGTAAGGGCCCTGGCTGCAAGATATAATTTTTCGCCCAAGGATTTAAAAACGGCTGAAGACGTTTACAATGTTCCCCCCATCTTTGTGGAAACCATGAAGTACCATCGGTTTTTATCCATCCCCGAGGATGAAATCGCCATGAGCCTTACCAGTTCCGGCACTGGAGGCCAGAAAACCCAGGCCATTTTTGATGCCCAGGGACTGGCGCGTATCCAGACCATTTCCACCCGGATTTTCAAGGATGCAGGCTTTTGTTCAGACCTCCCCGCAGGCTACCTCATGTTCAGCTATGCCCGGGAAGAGGCCCAGGAGATAGGAACCAGCTGGAGTGACGAACAGTTGATGGGATGTGCACCTGTTCGTGAGGCCAGGTGGCTGCTGCGAAAGGGAAACAAGGGCCATTTTGACTTCCACCCGGAGCAGGCGGCGCGTTATCTGGTCGAACTGGCTGAAAAGGGCCCCATTCGAATGCTGGGGTTTCCCGCTTTTATCTTCCAGACCCTGGAGGAAATGGATCGCAGGGGAATGACAGCCAAGGTTCATCCGGACAGCTTTGTCATAGCCGGTGGCGGTTGGAAAAATCATGCAGGAACCCCCATGACCCAGACGAGTTTTTCCGCCGAACTTGAACGACGCCTGGGATTTTCCCGGACCAACGTAAGGGACCTTTACGGGATGGTCGAACACGGCATCCCCTATTGCTCCTGCCCGGAGGGCCACCACCACGTGCCAACCTTTGCCAGGATTGCCGTCCGGCACCCGGTGACACTGAAGAGGCTTGACCATGGAAAAGAAGGGTTGCTCCAGCTCATCTCTCCCTGGAATGTAGCTCAGCCAAACTGTTCGGTCCTGTCCACCGATCTGGTCAGGGTAAAGGCCGGATGTCCCTGTGGAATTCCAGGAGAATACATTGCCTCCATCAGACGTGGCGGAAACAAAAAGCACAAGGGATGTGCCATATCGGCACAGGAAATCCTGGATAGAATTCGTTCAACAAGGGAAAAAGGATAA
- a CDS encoding acyl-CoA reductase, which yields MADMKHFIFGEFRKGSQDLSLEEGKIFFNGKRMKDRVLAFAEVPLDDVLSLLARVGKRLTEKGRYRDHILEIMPRITGYSLPMMEKALEALAGLLSREALEERLSCLGDRRALDGWTTYQGKSCRALPLGAICHVAPGNIFLGAIDSVITGMITKNINVLKLSRQDPVFPFIFLEALLEEDKPGKIASTLALTSWNHSNKQIMELVGREFDGILLFGGEDAVREYSKVTAPENRLLAFGPKLSWGLIRAGLNEQELDRAISGFSLDIALWEQKACTSCQNLFVEGEELARKVAEQLHIRLKQLDETLPQEDIDLDEGVDIRKERERVFWQSFQGENQLLEGKSHSVILGRGGDIIPSPLNRTIYVNAIDNWLDLVHGNMGYMSDHMSTAGVAVPAPLFDETLRGLEPLAVPRFCLPGTMGLGVDGSAPHDGSYMILGLVRLVSREDLPLERLGRFYDTRQRREERLLAELNRLVDHAMTSAFYKKLYADVKLPLTSLGAFGLLPVLEKNHLEKHCPPKDTAMLTASPGASYIFSSGGTSGVPRHICWTAEEFKQAHCVLGQGLCTLGISSKDRVANLMRAGSLYTGFLAMNGGLEQTGCQILSITANQSIDDTLDLLEELKPNIAMGMTSTLVELAEKVSREKRNIFFDRIFYTGEAMSDSSRKLLAEVFKASKVGSLAYGAVEIGTLGSQCEHCKHDEFHLSEDWAYLEIDKDGEVFATATARLLHPIIRYRIGDRAAWVTEPCGCGRTTPKFRLLGRSDYYLRLLYNDLYMTDIERTLARFSELTQVYQVSVWNGDKGIEAKLVVEGQDRANLSKDVWKTLKKEASEFSSLPDFGCPFEIEVVASGSIPRVGRTGKIRPIIDLRGQA from the coding sequence ATGGCAGACATGAAACATTTCATATTCGGAGAATTCAGGAAGGGTTCCCAGGACCTTTCCCTGGAAGAGGGAAAAATCTTTTTCAATGGAAAGCGCATGAAAGATAGGGTTCTCGCCTTTGCAGAGGTTCCTCTGGACGATGTTCTCTCCCTGCTCGCCCGGGTGGGAAAAAGACTCACAGAAAAGGGCAGATACCGGGATCACATCCTGGAGATCATGCCCCGGATAACAGGATATTCTCTTCCCATGATGGAAAAGGCACTAGAGGCCCTGGCCGGCCTGCTCTCCCGGGAGGCGCTGGAAGAACGGCTCTCCTGCCTTGGAGACAGAAGAGCCCTGGACGGCTGGACCACCTATCAAGGAAAGTCCTGTCGGGCTCTGCCCCTGGGCGCCATCTGTCACGTGGCGCCGGGCAATATTTTCCTGGGAGCCATAGATTCTGTGATCACAGGAATGATCACCAAAAATATTAATGTTCTGAAACTCTCCCGACAGGATCCTGTTTTCCCTTTTATATTCCTTGAGGCACTCCTGGAAGAGGACAAACCAGGCAAAATTGCTTCGACCCTGGCCCTGACCTCCTGGAACCACAGCAACAAACAAATAATGGAGCTGGTAGGGCGTGAATTTGATGGCATCCTCCTCTTTGGGGGTGAAGATGCCGTAAGGGAATACTCAAAAGTTACTGCCCCGGAAAACAGGCTGCTGGCCTTTGGCCCCAAGCTGAGCTGGGGGCTGATCCGTGCCGGTCTGAATGAACAAGAACTTGACAGGGCAATCAGCGGATTTTCCCTGGACATAGCTCTCTGGGAACAAAAGGCCTGCACCAGCTGCCAGAATCTCTTTGTCGAAGGAGAGGAACTGGCCCGGAAAGTGGCAGAACAACTCCATATTAGACTTAAACAATTGGACGAAACCCTGCCCCAGGAAGATATAGACCTGGACGAAGGCGTGGATATCCGCAAGGAGAGAGAGCGGGTTTTCTGGCAATCTTTCCAGGGAGAGAATCAGCTTCTGGAAGGGAAAAGCCATTCTGTAATCCTTGGCAGGGGTGGGGACATTATTCCCTCTCCCCTGAACCGCACCATCTATGTAAACGCCATTGACAACTGGCTGGATCTTGTCCATGGAAACATGGGATATATGTCCGACCACATGTCCACAGCAGGAGTGGCAGTACCCGCCCCCCTTTTTGACGAAACATTGAGGGGACTTGAGCCGTTGGCGGTGCCTCGATTCTGCCTCCCCGGAACAATGGGCCTGGGGGTGGATGGCAGTGCACCCCACGACGGTTCGTATATGATTCTGGGCCTGGTGCGTCTTGTGAGCAGGGAAGACCTACCCCTGGAACGACTGGGCCGTTTTTACGACACCCGACAACGACGGGAGGAACGCCTCCTGGCCGAACTGAACAGGCTCGTTGACCACGCCATGACAAGCGCGTTCTACAAAAAACTGTATGCAGATGTAAAACTGCCCCTTACCAGCCTTGGGGCATTTGGCCTGCTCCCGGTTTTGGAAAAGAACCATCTTGAAAAGCATTGTCCGCCCAAAGATACCGCCATGCTCACCGCTTCCCCCGGGGCAAGCTATATCTTCAGCTCAGGAGGCACATCCGGTGTTCCCAGACACATCTGCTGGACAGCAGAAGAGTTCAAGCAGGCCCATTGCGTATTGGGTCAGGGGCTTTGCACACTTGGCATCTCCTCCAAAGACAGGGTCGCCAATCTCATGCGGGCAGGATCCCTGTACACAGGCTTCCTGGCAATGAACGGAGGGCTGGAGCAGACCGGTTGCCAGATTCTTTCCATTACCGCCAACCAGAGCATTGACGATACCCTGGATCTTCTGGAAGAACTCAAGCCCAACATAGCTATGGGCATGACCAGCACCCTTGTAGAATTGGCTGAAAAAGTTAGCCGGGAAAAACGGAATATATTTTTTGACCGTATATTCTACACAGGGGAGGCCATGTCTGACTCTTCAAGGAAACTGCTGGCTGAGGTATTTAAGGCGTCAAAGGTGGGATCCCTTGCCTACGGTGCCGTGGAAATCGGCACTTTGGGTTCCCAGTGTGAACACTGTAAACATGACGAATTCCATTTATCCGAAGACTGGGCCTATCTGGAAATCGACAAAGATGGAGAAGTTTTTGCAACCGCAACCGCACGCCTGCTCCATCCCATCATTCGTTACAGGATAGGAGACAGGGCCGCCTGGGTGACTGAACCCTGTGGCTGCGGAAGGACCACCCCGAAATTCCGTCTACTGGGTCGGAGTGATTATTACCTGAGACTTCTCTACAACGACCTTTACATGACAGATATTGAAAGAACGCTTGCCCGGTTTTCTGAACTGACACAGGTCTATCAGGTGAGTGTGTGGAACGGCGACAAGGGTATAGAGGCAAAGCTTGTCGTGGAAGGGCAAGATCGAGCAAACCTCAGTAAGGATGTATGGAAGACCCTTAAAAAGGAGGCTTCTGAGTTCTCATCCCTGCCTGATTTCGGATGTCCCTTTGAAATCGAGGTTGTTGCTTCGGGCTCCATTCCCAGGGTGGGACGGACCGGAAAAATCAGACCCATTATAGATCTCAGGGGACAGGCGTAA
- a CDS encoding MFS transporter, translating into MAVFSNHPLVRFPDFRRFFSARFVSAIGDKFFTIALAWWAVNETGQKGALNLGFLMALTLLPSVLLGPLIGTLVDRFDRKRCMMLADGCRLLLAAIMAVVLWQGAMTLAGMYVLVFLLSCFMPLFESSAEGSIASLTDEQGLFAAVAVDSSVVALSNVLGAALGGIALAAVGTTGAFGFNSVTFALSLLFIASVKTSLVPDTGNKEKPEGARQSLGEIFSWLLQNREIMGLLIMFGILNFFAAPLMVSIPMMVRYAFDSSVSWVAFLEASLASGTVIMAIVMSFASEGKTLIKIFIGVLGVGLSITLFAFSSGLWTALPLVFFAGAGLALASASAMGFFQNTVPDALKGRFFSILTAVAYSVMPLALALNGVVSQFYPVRLVLAADGIILCLFSGLFFLRVFRHSPGLK; encoded by the coding sequence ATGGCCGTATTTTCCAACCACCCCCTTGTTCGTTTTCCCGACTTCAGACGGTTCTTCAGCGCCCGTTTTGTTTCGGCAATAGGAGATAAATTTTTCACCATTGCCCTGGCCTGGTGGGCCGTCAACGAAACCGGACAAAAGGGAGCACTCAATCTTGGGTTCCTCATGGCCCTGACCCTGCTTCCTTCCGTACTTCTAGGTCCCCTGATAGGCACCCTGGTAGACCGGTTCGACCGTAAACGCTGCATGATGCTTGCCGACGGATGCCGGCTTCTGCTGGCAGCTATCATGGCCGTTGTTTTATGGCAGGGGGCCATGACCCTTGCGGGTATGTACGTACTGGTCTTTCTGCTCTCCTGCTTTATGCCCCTTTTCGAATCTTCTGCAGAGGGCTCTATAGCCTCCCTGACCGACGAGCAGGGACTTTTTGCAGCAGTGGCAGTTGATTCTTCGGTGGTGGCACTCTCCAACGTTCTGGGTGCCGCTCTGGGGGGAATTGCCCTTGCCGCAGTGGGGACAACCGGGGCCTTTGGCTTTAACAGCGTAACCTTTGCCCTCTCCCTGCTCTTCATCGCTTCGGTAAAAACATCCCTTGTTCCCGACACCGGAAACAAGGAAAAACCTGAGGGTGCCCGACAATCCCTTGGTGAAATTTTCTCCTGGCTCCTGCAGAACCGCGAAATTATGGGACTCTTGATCATGTTCGGAATATTAAATTTCTTTGCCGCTCCCCTGATGGTCTCCATTCCCATGATGGTTCGCTATGCCTTTGACAGCAGCGTATCCTGGGTGGCTTTTCTGGAGGCAAGCCTTGCCTCTGGAACCGTTATTATGGCTATCGTCATGAGCTTTGCATCCGAGGGGAAAACACTGATCAAAATTTTCATCGGCGTTTTAGGGGTGGGACTCTCCATAACCCTATTTGCGTTTTCGTCCGGGCTTTGGACGGCTCTTCCCCTGGTGTTCTTTGCAGGGGCAGGCCTTGCCCTGGCAAGTGCCTCTGCCATGGGCTTTTTTCAAAACACTGTGCCGGATGCCTTAAAAGGCCGTTTTTTTTCAATTCTGACAGCTGTGGCCTATTCTGTCATGCCCCTGGCCCTGGCGCTGAACGGCGTGGTTTCACAATTCTACCCGGTACGCCTTGTCCTTGCCGCCGATGGTATCATACTCTGCCTGTTCTCAGGGCTCTTTTTTCTAAGGGTGTTTAGACATTCACCAGGATTGAAATAA
- a CDS encoding FAD binding domain-containing protein: MITLLPETLEDLWEIFHHQPDYKPMAGGTDLLVRMGVDKKQPPALVCLEKIHDLKTIKKTRDGIRIGSGVTLTELLKNDLIQENLPILHTAISTLGSPLIRNMGTLGGNICTASPAGDTLPALYLLGARVTLYSDRGNRILPLDEFIQGPGRTLLADKEILGSILIPPGDRFNVHHFEKVGQRKALAIAVVSLAALLKVHGGVVEEARLAWGSVGPTIVRSREAEKALEGRKLTLTTLNHAADLARSAVSPISDVRASADYRRRVAGNLLLRLAV, encoded by the coding sequence ATGATTACCCTTTTACCGGAAACCCTTGAAGACCTTTGGGAAATTTTCCACCATCAGCCGGATTATAAACCCATGGCCGGTGGCACCGATTTGCTGGTCCGGATGGGCGTCGACAAAAAACAACCACCTGCTCTGGTATGCCTGGAAAAAATTCATGACCTGAAAACCATAAAAAAAACCCGGGATGGGATTCGCATCGGATCTGGCGTCACCCTTACGGAACTTTTGAAAAACGATCTCATTCAAGAGAATTTACCCATACTTCATACTGCCATATCCACCCTGGGCTCCCCCCTTATTCGCAACATGGGAACCCTGGGCGGTAATATCTGCACGGCTTCACCGGCAGGAGACACCCTGCCGGCGCTTTATCTCCTGGGTGCCCGGGTGACGCTTTATTCAGACAGGGGCAACCGCATTCTCCCCCTGGACGAGTTCATTCAGGGGCCGGGCAGAACCCTGCTGGCAGACAAGGAGATCCTTGGTTCTATTCTCATCCCCCCTGGGGACAGGTTCAATGTTCACCATTTCGAAAAAGTGGGTCAGCGAAAGGCCCTGGCCATTGCCGTGGTCAGCCTTGCAGCACTTTTAAAGGTTCATGGGGGCGTTGTGGAAGAGGCAAGACTTGCCTGGGGCAGTGTGGGACCGACCATTGTCAGAAGCAGGGAGGCGGAAAAGGCCCTGGAGGGCAGAAAACTCACCCTGACAACCCTGAACCATGCTGCAGATCTGGCCCGGTCCGCAGTCTCCCCCATCAGCGATGTCAGGGCAAGCGCCGACTACCGCCGCAGGGTGGCAGGCAATCTTTTGCTGCGTCTGGCCGTGTAA
- a CDS encoding (2Fe-2S)-binding protein, with translation MQLNFELNGQPVTLFVDGAMRALDLLRERCGITGPKEGCGSGECGACAIWIDGVTKLSCLMLAAQLQGRTVTTIEGLAKDEPHPLQQFFVKKGAVQCGYCTPGMIMTAAELLTHEKMPDREMIRNAISGNICRCTGYHKIVDAVEDAAEAMQGLKP, from the coding sequence ATGCAATTAAATTTTGAACTCAACGGTCAACCGGTCACGCTTTTTGTGGACGGCGCCATGCGTGCCCTGGACTTGCTCAGGGAGCGCTGTGGCATCACCGGTCCCAAGGAGGGGTGCGGATCTGGAGAATGCGGCGCCTGTGCCATTTGGATAGACGGTGTGACTAAGCTATCCTGCCTCATGCTTGCCGCCCAGCTTCAAGGCCGAACGGTCACCACCATTGAAGGACTTGCCAAGGATGAACCCCATCCCCTGCAGCAATTCTTTGTTAAAAAGGGGGCTGTCCAGTGCGGCTATTGCACACCGGGTATGATCATGACAGCGGCTGAACTGCTGACCCACGAAAAAATGCCGGATCGTGAAATGATCCGTAACGCCATATCCGGAAATATTTGCCGCTGTACCGGTTATCACAAGATTGTGGACGCGGTGGAAGATGCCGCGGAAGCCATGCAGGGGCTCAAGCCATGA
- a CDS encoding xanthine dehydrogenase family protein molybdopterin-binding subunit, with protein MTNSSPMQDIGRCSPRFDALDKTLGREQFASDFYTEDMLWAGVCRAGIAHGRIRSVNTARAEVVKGVHCVLTRKDVPGSNRQGFVYWDMPVLCGTKVRHAGDALALVVAENRQVLARALSLIEVDITPLPVIDSMDVALENHASQVHDLETGNVLKSATITKGNPAEAMAQCDVILEETFFSPVQEHAYIETENGVARFDKDGILHLTVSTQAPFRDRFEIARALGLDHNKIHVINPYLGGAFGGKDGATVQCLLALAAIHVKGRTIKMWWDRRESMLAGYKRHAARMHYKLGAQKDGTLVALECELDYDTGAYAHLGVEIMALGLEHAGGPYRIANMESRGRCIYTNNPIAGAFRGFGVAQVCFAFEGMMDRLAIKLAMDPLVLRMKNALIRGDRNCAGVTMTHSTGMEECLMRLSEHGLWKTRKKWIADALPFKRRSVGISAVFNGMGYGRGLADYAIAKVKLSPSGLIRVYNGVSDMGQGNASTFVQIAGEILCQRQDTMELVQPDTDRTHPSGSATAGRTTYTYGKALIKACEALRDKLFNRAALMLLVDDGAGFAMIPGGVRHLPSGRDLSLADLAAMMMPDDRICMAEYLMPTTPEMPKGGETFKLGFPHLIYPFAAHLARVEVDELTGEIIVHDYLAFTDGGRVLNPQVFEQQVQGAVAQGLGYALFEEVKTREALLETKDFSTYILPTSMDLPDIESHAVETIEHSGPFGMKGIGEVGMNAPLPAVASAMAHAGLPMNHAPFTPERVLGVLDQEKKDIPCN; from the coding sequence ATGACTAATTCATCCCCAATGCAGGATATAGGCCGTTGTTCCCCCCGTTTTGATGCCCTGGACAAAACCCTTGGACGAGAACAATTTGCTTCGGATTTTTACACAGAGGATATGCTGTGGGCCGGTGTCTGCCGGGCAGGCATTGCCCACGGCAGAATCAGGTCTGTAAACACCGCCAGGGCCGAAGTGGTTAAAGGGGTGCACTGCGTGCTCACCCGCAAGGATGTCCCCGGCTCTAACCGCCAGGGATTTGTCTATTGGGACATGCCCGTGCTCTGTGGTACCAAGGTGCGCCATGCCGGTGATGCCCTAGCCCTGGTGGTGGCTGAAAACCGGCAGGTCCTTGCCCGGGCCCTGTCTCTCATTGAGGTGGACATCACCCCGCTCCCCGTTATCGACTCCATGGATGTCGCCCTTGAAAACCATGCATCCCAGGTTCATGACCTTGAAACCGGCAATGTGCTGAAATCGGCGACCATCACCAAGGGCAACCCGGCTGAAGCCATGGCGCAATGTGATGTCATCCTTGAAGAGACCTTTTTCTCCCCTGTACAGGAGCACGCCTATATTGAGACTGAAAATGGGGTGGCCCGGTTTGACAAGGATGGGATTCTTCATCTCACGGTTTCCACCCAGGCACCGTTCCGGGACCGGTTTGAAATCGCCAGGGCCCTTGGCCTTGACCATAATAAAATTCACGTTATCAATCCCTATCTGGGCGGTGCTTTTGGGGGCAAGGACGGGGCTACTGTCCAATGTCTTCTGGCACTGGCTGCCATACATGTAAAGGGACGCACCATAAAAATGTGGTGGGACCGCAGGGAGAGCATGCTTGCGGGTTACAAACGCCATGCCGCGCGCATGCATTATAAACTGGGTGCCCAAAAAGACGGAACCCTGGTTGCACTTGAATGTGAGCTTGATTACGATACCGGTGCCTATGCCCACCTGGGTGTGGAGATCATGGCCCTGGGACTGGAGCATGCCGGGGGGCCCTACCGTATTGCAAATATGGAATCCAGAGGACGCTGCATCTACACGAACAACCCCATTGCCGGTGCCTTCCGGGGGTTTGGCGTCGCCCAGGTCTGTTTTGCCTTTGAGGGAATGATGGACCGGCTGGCTATAAAACTTGCCATGGACCCCCTGGTGCTGAGGATGAAGAACGCTTTGATTCGCGGTGACCGGAACTGTGCAGGCGTCACCATGACCCATTCAACGGGCATGGAAGAATGTCTGATGCGACTTTCCGAACATGGCCTGTGGAAAACCCGAAAAAAATGGATCGCGGATGCCTTGCCGTTCAAACGCCGCAGTGTCGGCATATCCGCTGTTTTCAATGGCATGGGCTATGGCCGGGGATTGGCCGACTATGCCATTGCCAAGGTAAAGCTTAGTCCCTCGGGCCTTATCCGGGTTTATAATGGGGTTAGCGACATGGGCCAGGGCAATGCGTCCACCTTTGTGCAGATAGCCGGTGAAATCCTGTGCCAGCGCCAGGACACAATGGAACTGGTCCAGCCGGACACCGACCGCACCCATCCCTCGGGATCGGCAACGGCCGGGCGCACTACCTACACCTATGGCAAGGCGTTGATCAAAGCGTGTGAAGCCCTGCGGGACAAGCTGTTCAACCGGGCTGCCCTCATGCTCCTTGTTGATGACGGCGCAGGCTTTGCCATGATTCCCGGGGGGGTTCGTCACCTGCCCTCTGGCCGGGATCTGTCCCTGGCTGACCTTGCCGCAATGATGATGCCCGACGATCGGATTTGCATGGCCGAATACCTTATGCCCACGACACCTGAAATGCCCAAGGGTGGTGAAACCTTTAAGCTTGGGTTTCCCCACCTGATTTATCCCTTTGCCGCCCACCTTGCCCGTGTGGAGGTGGATGAACTCACAGGAGAAATCATTGTCCATGATTACCTGGCCTTTACCGACGGCGGCCGGGTGCTCAACCCCCAGGTTTTTGAGCAGCAGGTCCAGGGGGCCGTTGCCCAGGGACTGGGCTACGCCCTTTTTGAAGAGGTGAAAACCCGGGAAGCCCTGCTCGAAACCAAGGATTTTTCCACCTATATTTTGCCAACATCAATGGATCTGCCCGATATTGAATCCCATGCCGTTGAAACCATTGAACATTCCGGTCCCTTTGGCATGAAGGGTATCGGTGAAGTAGGGATGAATGCCCCCCTGCCGGCCGTGGCATCAGCCATGGCCCATGCCGGACTGCCCATGAATCATGCGCCTTTCACCCCGGAACGGGTACTTGGGGTTTTGGACCAAGAAAAAAAGGATATCCCATGCAATTAA